The DNA region TGATCGCCGCCGACGGCGAGCCAACGCAGGACGAGGCGATCGTCGTCCTGCGGACGGGGATCGGCTTCCGCAGCGGAAAAGCTCACACCGACGAGAGCGGCGGCGCGTGCTCGTGCGCGGCGTGATCGCGCAGGGTCACGCCGGGCGCATAGGCAGCGGCGGACCGCTCGTCGCCGTCATTCCCCGCGGCGTCGTCTTCCGCATTGCCTACAGCGGGCGGATGTATGGTCGCCCACGCGAGTACTTCTGCCTCTACGACGGCTCGCGCGTCATCACGGCGACTCGCGACCAGCGCGAGTTGGGCGACTTGTTCTGAAATGAAAATGACCGACGCCAGCGCGCCGCACACCCGCCGCGCCTACGCCAGCGCCGTGCGCGCCTGCCTGCGCTGGCTGCGTGAGCGCCTCGGCGAAGAGATCGCGCCCGAGGCGCTCACCCCGACCGACCTGCGCGCGTACGTCGAGCACCTCACGCGCAGCAGCAAAGCGCCGCGCACGATCAACGTGCACATCGCGGCGCTCAAGGCGCTCGGGCGTCAGCTCGTCGCCCAGGGTAAGCCCGACCCCGCCGCGACCTGCGCCTGATCCGCGTGGATCAGCCCATAGCCCCGCGCGCGCTTGACGAGCGCGCAGCGCTGACACGCCAGCATCCCGAACGCAACCCCGCTTGGCCGATCCGCGACCGCAGCTTCGTGCTGATGCTGCTGCACACGGGGCTGCGGCTCGGCGAGGCGCTGGCGCTGGACGTGGGCGACGTTGTCCTCGGCGAGCGCAGCGGCAGCGTGCGCGTGCGAGCGGGCAAGGGCAACCGCGCGCGCGCAGTGCCGCTCAACCGCACCGCCCGCGCCGCCCTGCGCGAGTGGCTGGACGCGCGCGCGGCGCTGCAACCAAACACCAACGCGCTGTGGCTCTCGCAGCAGCGCCGACGATGGAGCGCCAACGGAGTCGAACACCTGTTCCGCGAGCTGTCCGAGCGGGCAGGGCAGCGCATCACCCCCCCCACATCCTGCGGCATACCTTCGCCACGCGCCTAATCGCCTCAGGCATCGGCATCGAGCGCGTGGCAACGCTGCTCGGGCACGCGCGGCTGGACGCCACGCGCATCTACACCGCGCCGACGTGGGATGACCTCGCCGGAGCAGTGGAGCACCTCGGCTAGAGCCACTCAGCCGACATTTCACTACTACCCCAAAAAGCGGACCACGAGGCCGAGGCCAGGGGAAAAGGCAAAGCTAACCGCAAACACGACGACAGCTTGACCCAGGGAGAGTAGCACCTGCTCGGCGACGGTCAGCGGTCTGCTGACCATTGTGCCTTGAAAATCCTGGGTATGCACGAACGCCCCCAACACCATTGAGAACGTCAGCGCCATTATGTAATCATACTGCGATATCCCGCTGCGAAAACCGTTCAACGCCACGTCGAGAGCAACGACCGCGGCGCTCCAAGCCAAGACGATCGAGGAGGGGATAGACGATTTGACAAGCCTGCCCTGCTCGTGGTCGGCGCGCACAAACGCCGACGACAGCACAGCACGTACAGCGCCAGAAGGCACAACAAAGAGCGCCAGAGGCTCGACGGATAGATAGTCCACCAGCGCCAGCCCCATGCCCACCGCGCCGATCACGGAGGATGCGGCGACAAGCACAACGCTTGCCCAGGCGATCCAGTCGCGCGGCTCGCCACCCCCACTTTGGATCAGCCGAAAGGTAAGGCCAGTCGGAATCAGCGCGGCGAATATCAGAGCGACCGAAGTGATAGCCGGAAAGAAGGCAGATAGCCATGTCCGATTAGGAGGAGGAAATAGCGCCCCGTATGCGCCGACGACGCCTAGCGTAACTACATACATCGCGGCGATGATCAAGCCAGACCTGCGAATCCCCTGCACGTCCTCGCGAAGCTTCTGATCGTATAGGGTAGAGCTTTCAAATCTGTTCATCACATCAACACCCCCAACGCCACCGCAACGCCCAACGGCGCGAGCAGCGGCGCGCTGCGCTCGCGATCCGCGCGCGCCCACACCTCAGCAACCAGCAATGCAGCGATCAAGACCGGCACGCGCTGCATATCGCCCAACGACAGCACAGCTATAGGCAGCGCGATCACATCGCCCAACCCGACCCCGCCGCGCGACCAGCGCAGCACCAGCGCCGACGCCAAAGCCACCATCACGCCCAGGGCGAGCACCATGCCATCGCCGCCCCGCAGCGGGAGCGACAAGGCGGCAAACGCGCCGAGCGG from Candidatus Methylacidiphilales bacterium includes:
- a CDS encoding phage integrase N-terminal SAM-like domain-containing protein, whose product is MKMTDASAPHTRRAYASAVRACLRWLRERLGEEIAPEALTPTDLRAYVEHLTRSSKAPRTINVHIAALKALGRQLVAQGKPDPAATCA
- a CDS encoding site-specific integrase; the encoded protein is MADPRPQLRADAAAHGAAARRGAGAGRGRRCPRRAQRQRARASGQGQPRARSAAQPHRPRRPARVAGRARGAATKHQRAVALAAAPTMERQRSRTPVPRAVRAGRAAHHPPHILRHTFATRLIASGIGIERVATLLGHARLDATRIYTAPTWDDLAGAVEHLG